In Massilia antarctica, the following are encoded in one genomic region:
- the icmF gene encoding fused isobutyryl-CoA mutase/GTPase IcmF — protein sequence MNDLTPAAKLNLPEQPKLANKVRFVTAASLFDGHDASINIMRRILQSNGVEVVHLGHNRSVDEVVTAALAEDVQGIAISSYQGGHVEYFKYMIDLLKERGGAHIKVFGGGGGVIVPDEIADLHAYGVTRIFSPEDGQRMGLVGMIQSMIQTCDIDLSTYSPTTLAPLRQGDVASRHRPLAQLITALENEKATPELRKAIVDAAEGLHVPTLGITGTGGAGKSSLTDELIRRIRLDQNDALNIAIISIDPSRRKSGGALLGDRIRMNAINPWNGQAGAQSRVFMRSLATREAGSEISQALPDVIAACKVAGFDLVIVETSGIGQGDAAIVPHVDVSMYVMTPEFGAASQLEKIDMLDFADFIAINKFDRKGSLDALRDVAKQYQRNREMWSKRPEEMPVYGTQASRFNDDGVTALYLGLLPKLGEFGLHIAPGKLPRMDIRHSSGKHVIVPPARARYLAEIADTVRGYHKNASKQVKLARERQQLTEAKRMLALASKTADFDELITERDNALDATAKKLLAMWPEMQAAYAGDDYVVKIRDKEIRTRLIAHTLSGTKIRKVALPRYEDHGEVLRFLMLENVPGSFPFTAGVFAFKREGEDPTRMFAGEGDSFRTNRRFKLVSEGMDAKRLSTAFDSVTLYGADPALRPDIYGKVGNSGVSIATLDDMKVLYDGFNLCSPSTSVSMTINGPAPTILAMFMNTAIDQQIDKFVVENKRQPTDDEAAKIRAWVLQNVRGTVQADILKEDQGQNTCIFSTEFSLKVMGDIQEYFVHHQVRNFYSVSISGYHIAEAGANPISQLAFTLSNGFTFVEAYLARGMHIDDFAPNLSFFFSNGMDPEYTVLGRVARRLWAVAMRDKYGANDRSQKLKYHIQTSGRSLHAQEIDFNDIRTTLQALIAIYDNCNSLHTNAYDEAITTPTDESVRRALAIQLIINREWGLAKNENPNQGSFIIEELTDLVEEAVLQEFERIAERGGVLGAMETGYQRGKIQEESMLYEHQKHDGTLPIIGVNTFRNPKANDTPQKIELARSTDEEKQSQLTRLDDFHRRNAEQAPQVLAALQQAAIDNANVFEKLMEAVRVCSLGQITTALFEVGGQYRRNM from the coding sequence ATGAACGACCTGACTCCCGCCGCCAAACTGAATCTCCCCGAACAGCCGAAACTGGCCAACAAAGTCCGCTTCGTCACCGCCGCCTCGCTGTTCGACGGCCACGACGCATCGATCAACATCATGCGCCGCATCCTGCAGTCCAACGGCGTCGAAGTGGTCCACCTGGGCCACAACCGCTCGGTCGACGAAGTCGTCACCGCGGCGCTGGCTGAAGACGTGCAAGGCATCGCCATCTCCAGCTACCAGGGTGGCCACGTCGAATACTTCAAGTACATGATCGACCTGCTCAAGGAACGCGGCGGCGCCCACATCAAGGTGTTCGGCGGCGGCGGCGGCGTGATCGTCCCCGACGAAATCGCGGACCTGCATGCCTACGGCGTTACCCGCATCTTCAGCCCTGAAGACGGCCAGCGCATGGGTTTGGTCGGCATGATCCAGTCGATGATCCAGACCTGCGACATCGACCTGTCCACCTATTCCCCGACCACCCTGGCGCCGCTGCGGCAGGGCGACGTGGCCTCGCGCCACCGCCCGCTGGCGCAGCTGATCACCGCGCTCGAAAACGAGAAGGCCACGCCCGAACTGCGCAAGGCGATTGTCGACGCGGCCGAAGGACTGCACGTGCCGACCCTGGGCATCACCGGCACCGGCGGCGCCGGCAAGTCGTCGCTGACCGACGAACTGATCCGCCGCATCCGCCTCGACCAAAACGATGCGCTCAATATCGCGATCATCTCGATCGACCCGTCGCGCCGCAAATCGGGCGGTGCGCTGCTGGGCGACCGCATTCGCATGAACGCGATCAATCCGTGGAATGGCCAGGCGGGCGCGCAGTCTCGTGTATTTATGCGCTCGCTCGCCACGCGCGAAGCCGGTTCCGAAATCTCGCAGGCGCTGCCCGACGTGATCGCCGCCTGCAAGGTGGCCGGCTTTGACCTGGTGATCGTCGAAACGTCCGGCATCGGCCAGGGCGACGCCGCCATCGTGCCGCACGTGGACGTGTCGATGTACGTGATGACGCCGGAATTCGGCGCCGCGTCCCAGCTCGAAAAAATCGACATGCTGGACTTCGCCGACTTCATCGCGATCAACAAATTCGACCGCAAAGGCTCGCTCGACGCGCTGCGCGACGTCGCCAAGCAGTACCAGCGCAACCGCGAAATGTGGAGCAAGCGTCCCGAGGAAATGCCGGTGTACGGCACCCAGGCGTCGCGCTTCAATGACGATGGCGTGACTGCCCTGTATCTCGGCCTGCTGCCGAAACTGGGCGAATTCGGCCTGCACATCGCGCCGGGCAAGCTGCCGCGGATGGACATCCGCCATTCGAGCGGCAAGCACGTGATCGTGCCGCCGGCACGCGCGCGCTATCTGGCCGAAATCGCCGATACGGTGCGCGGCTACCACAAGAACGCGTCGAAACAGGTCAAGCTGGCACGCGAGCGCCAGCAACTGACGGAAGCAAAACGCATGCTGGCGCTGGCATCCAAAACGGCCGATTTCGACGAACTGATCACGGAGCGCGACAACGCCCTCGACGCCACCGCCAAGAAACTGCTGGCGATGTGGCCCGAAATGCAGGCCGCGTACGCGGGCGACGATTACGTGGTCAAGATCCGCGACAAGGAAATCCGCACGCGCCTGATCGCTCACACGCTGTCGGGCACCAAGATCCGCAAGGTGGCGCTGCCGCGCTACGAAGACCACGGCGAAGTGCTGCGCTTCCTGATGCTGGAAAACGTACCTGGCTCGTTCCCGTTCACGGCCGGCGTATTCGCGTTCAAGCGCGAAGGCGAAGATCCGACCCGCATGTTCGCCGGCGAAGGCGATTCGTTCCGCACCAACCGCCGCTTCAAGCTGGTGTCGGAAGGCATGGACGCCAAGCGCCTGTCGACCGCATTCGATTCCGTCACCCTGTACGGCGCCGATCCGGCGCTGCGCCCGGACATTTACGGCAAGGTCGGCAACTCGGGCGTGTCCATCGCCACCCTGGACGACATGAAGGTGCTGTACGACGGCTTTAACCTGTGCAGCCCGAGCACCTCGGTATCGATGACGATCAACGGCCCGGCGCCGACCATCCTGGCGATGTTCATGAACACCGCCATCGACCAGCAGATCGACAAGTTCGTGGTCGAGAACAAGCGCCAGCCGACCGATGACGAAGCAGCGAAAATCCGCGCCTGGGTGCTGCAAAACGTGCGCGGCACGGTGCAGGCCGACATTCTCAAGGAAGACCAGGGCCAGAACACCTGCATCTTCTCGACCGAGTTTTCGCTGAAAGTCATGGGCGACATCCAGGAGTATTTCGTGCATCACCAGGTGCGCAATTTCTACTCGGTGTCGATCTCCGGATACCACATCGCCGAAGCGGGTGCAAACCCGATTTCGCAGCTGGCGTTCACGCTCTCGAACGGCTTCACGTTCGTGGAAGCCTACCTGGCGCGCGGCATGCACATCGACGATTTTGCGCCGAACCTGTCGTTCTTCTTCAGTAACGGCATGGACCCGGAATACACGGTACTGGGCCGGGTGGCGCGCCGCCTGTGGGCGGTGGCGATGCGCGACAAGTACGGCGCCAACGACCGCAGCCAGAAGCTCAAGTACCACATCCAGACCTCGGGACGCTCGCTGCACGCGCAAGAGATCGACTTCAACGATATCCGCACCACCTTGCAGGCGCTGATTGCGATCTACGATAACTGCAACAGCCTGCACACCAATGCGTACGACGAGGCGATCACCACGCCGACCGACGAATCGGTGCGGCGCGCGCTGGCGATCCAGCTGATCATCAACCGCGAATGGGGCCTGGCCAAGAACGAGAATCCGAACCAGGGTTCGTTCATCATCGAGGAACTGACCGATCTGGTGGAAGAAGCGGTGCTGCAGGAGTTCGAACGCATCGCCGAACGTGGCGGCGTGTTGGGTGCCATGGAAACCGGCTACCAGCGCGGCAAGATCCAGGAAGAGTCGATGCTGTACGAGCACCAGAAGCACGATGGCACCTTGCCGATCATCGGCGTGAACACCTTCCGCAATCCGAAGGCCAACGACACCCCGCAAAAGATCGAACTGGCACGCTCGACGGACGAGGAAAAGCAGTCGCAGTTGACGCGCCTGGACGACTTCCATCGCCGCAACGCCGAGCAGGCGCCGCAAGTGCTGGCGGCGTTGCAGCAGGCCGCCATCGACAATGCGAACGTGTTCGAGAAGCTGATGGAAGCGGTGCGGGTTTGCTCGCTGGGGCAGATTACGACGGCGCTGTTCGAGGTGGGTGGGCAGTACCGGCGCAATATGTAA
- a CDS encoding A24 family peptidase: MPALTLPHYVLIALLLAAAASDLASRRIPNRLLAAGLVCAAILHLCSDTPLALLSTGLAGFGTGLLLFLPLYCLRGMAAGDVKLMATVGAFTGPALALQIALATFCAGGVMALMMIVASGRLRDTAINLMSLLRPLFLRMGGMPLAAEPMPTPSVGNMPYAVAIAAGTFFTLAQPWL; this comes from the coding sequence ATGCCTGCCTTGACGCTCCCCCACTATGTTTTGATTGCCTTGCTGCTCGCGGCCGCCGCCAGCGACCTGGCCTCGCGCCGCATTCCCAACCGCCTGCTCGCCGCCGGCCTGGTCTGCGCCGCCATCCTGCATCTGTGTTCCGACACGCCGCTGGCGTTGCTCAGCACGGGTCTGGCCGGCTTCGGCACGGGCCTGTTGCTGTTCCTGCCCCTGTACTGTCTGCGCGGCATGGCCGCTGGCGACGTCAAGCTGATGGCCACCGTGGGCGCCTTTACCGGCCCCGCCCTGGCCCTGCAGATCGCCCTGGCCACGTTTTGCGCCGGCGGCGTCATGGCGCTGATGATGATCGTCGCCAGCGGACGTTTGCGCGACACCGCCATCAACCTGATGTCACTGCTGCGCCCCCTGTTCCTGCGCATGGGCGGCATGCCGCTCGCGGCCGAACCGATGCCGACCCCGAGTGTGGGAAATATGCCATACGCAGTCGCCATCGCCGCCGGCACCTTCTTTACTCTGGCTCAGCCCTGGTTGTAA
- a CDS encoding HD-GYP domain-containing protein, producing MLKKVDASQLRPGMYIHDLSCDWMTHPFVRNRFLLTSDEEIRKIMDAGIHDVVIDSSRGLDVDHAPTLEETRERTEEALVAIAAPPVLVTRTSLAEELKRAAVIRHQASGLVRTVMQDARLGKAIELDNVSPVVQNITESILRNPGALMGLLRIKTKDDYTFLHSVSVCTLLVAFCRSRGMDAHTTHQAGLGGLLHDTGKALVPDHILNKPGPLTDEEFAIVRKHPRDGYDILVKSPDVSAIALDITLHHHERRDGSGYPDQQGEGAISELAQMAAIVDVYDAITADRCYHKGMPAAEALRKIYEWSKFHFHPTYAQEFMRCVGIYPVGTMVMLESGRLAVVIAPHETNLLAPKVNVFFNTRRNVYIKPETVDLSRPLGFGGGDKIVRPESPQKWQVDPMRFLGVD from the coding sequence ATGCTCAAGAAAGTCGATGCTTCCCAACTCAGGCCCGGCATGTACATCCATGACCTGAGCTGCGACTGGATGACGCACCCCTTCGTGCGCAACCGTTTCCTGCTGACCAGCGACGAGGAAATCCGCAAGATCATGGATGCCGGCATTCATGACGTGGTCATCGATAGCAGCAGGGGGCTCGACGTCGACCATGCGCCCACGCTCGAGGAAACGCGCGAGCGCACCGAAGAGGCGCTGGTGGCCATCGCCGCGCCGCCGGTGCTCGTCACCCGCACCAGCCTAGCCGAGGAACTCAAGCGCGCCGCCGTGATCCGCCACCAGGCGAGCGGGCTGGTGCGCACGGTGATGCAGGATGCGCGGCTGGGCAAGGCCATCGAACTCGACAACGTTTCGCCGGTGGTGCAGAACATCACCGAATCAATCCTGCGTAATCCCGGCGCGCTGATGGGCCTGCTGCGCATCAAGACCAAGGATGACTACACCTTTTTGCATTCGGTCAGCGTGTGTACCCTGCTGGTGGCGTTTTGCCGTTCGCGCGGGATGGATGCCCATACCACCCACCAGGCCGGCCTGGGCGGGCTGCTGCACGATACCGGCAAGGCGCTGGTGCCGGACCATATCCTCAACAAGCCCGGCCCGCTGACGGACGAGGAGTTCGCCATCGTCAGGAAGCACCCGCGCGACGGCTACGATATTTTGGTCAAGTCGCCCGACGTGAGCGCGATCGCGCTCGACATCACCTTGCATCACCACGAGCGGCGCGACGGCAGCGGCTATCCGGACCAGCAGGGCGAGGGCGCCATCAGCGAGCTGGCGCAGATGGCGGCCATCGTCGATGTGTACGACGCCATCACGGCCGACCGCTGCTATCACAAGGGCATGCCGGCGGCCGAAGCGTTGCGCAAGATTTATGAGTGGAGCAAGTTCCACTTTCATCCCACCTACGCCCAGGAATTCATGCGCTGTGTCGGGATTTATCCGGTGGGAACCATGGTGATGCTGGAATCGGGGCGGCTGGCGGTGGTGATCGCGCCCCACGAAACCAATCTGCTGGCGCCCAAGGTGAATGTGTTTTTCAACACCAGGCGCAATGTGTATATCAAGCCGGAAACGGTGGACTTGTCGCGCCCGCTGGGCTTCGGCGGCGGCGACAAGATCGTCCGTCCCGAATCGCCCCAGAAGTGGCAGGTCGACCCGATGCGCTTCCTCGGCGTCGACTAG
- a CDS encoding LysR substrate-binding domain-containing protein, protein MELRQLRYYVAIVDHGSLSRAALVLHVAQPALTQQLRRLEDDLGAQLLHRSAQGVLTTDAGKVFYEHALAILKQVGDARSAVIQSTTRPSGSVTLGLPHSISGALALPLLMAARNTYPEITLQLTEELSGNLNEQLKSGRINLAVLFDDGQLGAFASSALVEEELSFICRAGSAFSPPGERVALADALATTLILPAQQQGVRPRIENVAREAGLQLSHVIEINSIAILKSAILADMGATILPVAPLLADIEGGAMLARAIHSPALARTVTLCASRNIPLTNAAAAVKRLVHQVTEELCAGGAWPGARLLK, encoded by the coding sequence ATGGAATTACGCCAGCTGCGCTATTACGTTGCCATTGTCGATCACGGCTCGCTGTCGCGCGCGGCGCTGGTGCTGCATGTGGCCCAGCCGGCCCTGACCCAGCAGTTGCGCCGGCTCGAAGACGACCTCGGCGCGCAACTGCTGCACCGCTCGGCCCAGGGCGTGCTCACCACCGACGCCGGCAAGGTGTTCTACGAGCATGCGCTGGCGATCCTCAAGCAGGTCGGCGACGCCCGTTCGGCCGTGATCCAGTCCACCACCAGGCCCTCGGGCAGTGTCACCCTGGGGCTGCCACACAGCATCTCGGGCGCCCTCGCCCTGCCCTTACTGATGGCAGCGCGCAATACCTATCCGGAAATCACCCTGCAGCTGACCGAAGAGTTATCCGGCAATCTGAACGAACAGCTGAAGTCGGGCCGGATCAACCTGGCGGTGCTGTTCGACGATGGCCAGCTGGGGGCCTTCGCCAGCAGCGCGCTGGTCGAGGAGGAGCTCAGTTTCATCTGCCGCGCCGGTTCGGCGTTCAGTCCGCCGGGCGAGCGGGTGGCGCTGGCCGACGCGCTGGCCACCACCTTGATCCTGCCGGCCCAGCAGCAAGGGGTGCGTCCGCGCATCGAAAACGTGGCGCGCGAGGCCGGCCTGCAGCTGTCGCACGTGATCGAAATCAACTCGATCGCCATCCTCAAGTCGGCGATCCTGGCCGACATGGGCGCCACCATCCTGCCGGTGGCCCCGCTGCTGGCCGACATCGAAGGCGGCGCCATGCTGGCCCGGGCTATCCACAGCCCGGCGCTGGCGCGTACGGTGACCCTGTGCGCCTCGCGCAATATCCCCCTGACCAACGCCGCCGCTGCGGTCAAGCGTCTGGTGCACCAGGTGACCGAAGAACTGTGCGCCGGCGGCGCATGGCCGGGCGCGCGCCTGCTCAAATAA
- a CDS encoding Flp family type IVb pilin — protein sequence MSTITTAVQAFINDEDGATAIEYGLIAALIAVAIVSSLQDVQAQLKILFKSVVDGLKG from the coding sequence ATGAGCACCATCACCACCGCAGTGCAAGCCTTTATCAACGACGAAGATGGCGCCACCGCCATCGAGTACGGGCTGATCGCAGCCCTGATCGCCGTTGCGATCGTCTCGTCGCTGCAAGATGTGCAGGCGCAACTGAAAATCTTGTTCAAGTCGGTTGTCGACGGCCTGAAAGGCTAA
- a CDS encoding indolepyruvate ferredoxin oxidoreductase family protein — MPDTTATAPAPQDVASRLTTVTLDDKYTATTGNIFLSGIQALVRLPMMQRERDQAAGLNTAGFISGYRGSPLGGLDENLWKAKAHLEAHHVKFVPGVNEDLAATAVWGSQTVDLIGPAKYDGVFAMWYGKGPGVDRCGDVFKHMNHAGTSKHGGVLLVAGDDHGAYSSTLPHQSDHIFSACMVPVLYPCNVQEYLDLGVHGWAMSRFSGCTVAFKALADTVESSASVDANPFRVQVKLPQDFVMPEGGLNTRLSSDPLGLQARKQEALMQDYKIYAALAYARENKLNHTTIDSANAKLGIIASGKSYLDVLEALEELGIDEKMAADVGLRLFKVAMPWPLEPDSVREFAQGLDEILVVEEKRQIVEYQLKEQLYNWRDDVRPKVIGKFDEKGEWVAPRGEWLLTSKADFSVSQVARVIASRISRLITDARTCDLIKARLTFLDAKDAVLRKAINTPFRPAFYCSGCPHNTSTKVPDGSFALAGIGCHVMATAIYPGMNKLTTHMGGEGAPWIGQQAFSEVPHVFQNLGDGTYFHSGYLAIRAAVAANVNMTYKILYNDAVAMTGGQPVDGQTSVPMIAQQMAAEGIKRIALVTEDLSRYSDRSSLPSIVTLHDRKEMDAVQRELREVKGVSVLIYDQTCAAEKRRRRKKGEFPDPNKRMVINDAVCEGCGDCGVQSNCVSILPKETEFGRKRTIDQSSCNKDYSCVKGFCPSFVTVEGGTLKKTKTGVTKGNVDDGFGALPEPVLPNIDQPYNILINGIGGTGVITVGALMGMAAHLEGKGASVLDMTGMSQKNGSVTSHVKVARSPDHLRAQRIATGEADLILGCDMLTAGAQDAISKMRPGRTMAVINLHEQPPGTFAQQADWEYPAAEVRALIMESVGAPAIDAADFIDATKLATALMGDSIAANLFMMGYAWQKGRIPLTEASLLRAIELNGVGVEPNKKSFLWGRRAAVDLKGVEKVATPTQAIVVQMPQSLENIIKKRVEFLTEYQDGAYAAIYEQLVAKVRAAETAQGLGNRLSTAVAKYYFKLMAYKDEYEVARLYTDGRFVEQLKSQFEGDFSVKFNLAPPMFAKKDAKGHLVKAEFGSWMWKAFALLAKFKGLRGGAFDIFGRTEERKMERALIVEYRQMIEGLVAGLNADNHATAVELANLPEHIRGYGHVKEKAVAQFRVEKARLLGDEARKHAA; from the coding sequence ATGCCAGATACCACGGCAACGGCGCCTGCCCCGCAGGACGTCGCTTCACGCCTGACCACGGTCACCCTCGACGACAAATACACGGCGACCACGGGCAATATTTTCCTGTCCGGTATCCAGGCGCTGGTGCGCCTCCCGATGATGCAGCGCGAACGCGACCAGGCCGCCGGCCTGAACACGGCCGGCTTCATTTCCGGCTACCGCGGCTCGCCCCTGGGCGGTCTCGATGAAAACCTGTGGAAGGCCAAGGCCCACCTCGAAGCCCATCACGTGAAATTCGTGCCTGGTGTGAACGAAGACCTGGCCGCGACCGCCGTGTGGGGCTCGCAGACGGTCGACCTGATCGGCCCGGCCAAATACGACGGCGTGTTCGCCATGTGGTACGGCAAAGGCCCGGGTGTGGACCGCTGCGGCGACGTCTTCAAGCACATGAACCACGCCGGCACGTCGAAGCACGGCGGCGTGCTGCTGGTGGCTGGCGACGACCATGGCGCCTATTCGTCGACCCTGCCGCACCAGTCGGACCACATCTTCTCGGCCTGCATGGTGCCGGTGCTGTACCCATGCAATGTGCAGGAATACCTGGACCTGGGCGTGCACGGCTGGGCCATGTCGCGTTTTTCCGGCTGCACGGTGGCCTTCAAGGCGCTGGCCGACACGGTCGAATCGAGCGCCTCGGTGGACGCCAATCCATTCCGTGTGCAAGTGAAGCTTCCGCAGGACTTCGTGATGCCGGAAGGCGGCCTGAATACGCGCCTGTCGTCCGACCCGCTCGGCCTGCAGGCGCGCAAGCAGGAAGCGCTGATGCAGGACTATAAGATCTACGCCGCGCTGGCCTATGCGCGCGAGAACAAGCTCAATCACACCACCATCGACAGCGCCAACGCCAAACTGGGCATCATCGCGTCCGGCAAATCCTACCTGGACGTGCTCGAAGCGCTCGAAGAACTGGGCATCGACGAGAAGATGGCGGCCGACGTCGGCCTGCGCCTGTTCAAGGTCGCCATGCCATGGCCGCTGGAGCCGGACAGCGTGCGCGAATTCGCGCAGGGGCTCGATGAAATCCTGGTGGTCGAGGAAAAACGCCAGATCGTCGAGTACCAGCTCAAGGAGCAACTGTACAACTGGCGCGACGATGTGCGCCCGAAAGTGATCGGCAAGTTCGACGAAAAAGGCGAATGGGTGGCCCCGCGCGGCGAATGGCTGCTCACTTCCAAGGCCGACTTCTCGGTCTCGCAGGTGGCGCGCGTGATCGCCTCGCGCATCTCGCGCCTGATCACCGACGCGCGCACCTGCGACTTGATCAAGGCACGCCTGACCTTCCTGGACGCCAAGGATGCGGTGCTGCGCAAGGCCATCAACACGCCGTTCCGCCCCGCCTTCTACTGCTCCGGATGCCCGCACAATACCTCGACCAAGGTCCCGGACGGCAGCTTCGCGCTGGCCGGCATCGGCTGCCACGTGATGGCCACCGCGATCTACCCGGGCATGAACAAGCTGACCACCCACATGGGCGGCGAAGGCGCGCCGTGGATCGGCCAGCAAGCCTTCTCCGAAGTGCCGCACGTGTTCCAGAACCTGGGCGACGGCACCTACTTCCACTCCGGTTACCTGGCGATCCGCGCGGCGGTGGCGGCCAACGTCAACATGACCTACAAGATCTTGTATAACGACGCGGTAGCGATGACGGGCGGCCAGCCGGTCGACGGCCAGACCTCGGTGCCGATGATCGCCCAGCAGATGGCGGCCGAAGGCATCAAGCGCATCGCGCTGGTCACCGAGGATTTGTCGCGCTACAGCGACCGTTCCTCGCTGCCGTCCATCGTGACCCTGCATGACCGCAAGGAGATGGACGCGGTCCAGCGCGAACTGCGCGAAGTCAAAGGCGTGTCGGTGCTGATCTACGACCAGACCTGCGCGGCCGAAAAGCGCCGGCGCCGCAAAAAGGGCGAATTCCCCGACCCCAACAAGCGCATGGTCATCAACGACGCCGTGTGCGAAGGCTGCGGCGACTGCGGCGTGCAGTCGAACTGCGTGTCGATCCTGCCGAAGGAAACCGAGTTCGGTCGCAAGCGCACCATCGACCAATCGTCCTGCAACAAGGACTACTCGTGCGTGAAGGGCTTTTGCCCGAGTTTCGTGACCGTCGAAGGCGGCACGCTCAAGAAGACCAAGACTGGCGTGACCAAGGGGAACGTGGACGACGGTTTCGGTGCGCTGCCGGAACCGGTGCTGCCGAATATCGACCAGCCGTACAACATCCTGATCAACGGCATCGGCGGCACCGGCGTGATCACCGTCGGCGCGCTGATGGGCATGGCCGCCCACCTCGAAGGCAAGGGCGCCTCGGTGCTGGACATGACCGGCATGTCGCAGAAAAACGGTTCGGTCACCTCGCACGTGAAGGTGGCGCGTTCGCCCGACCATCTGCGCGCGCAGCGCATCGCCACCGGCGAAGCGGACCTGATCCTCGGCTGCGACATGCTGACGGCCGGCGCGCAAGATGCGATTTCCAAGATGCGTCCGGGCCGGACCATGGCCGTGATCAACCTGCACGAGCAGCCACCCGGCACGTTCGCACAGCAGGCCGACTGGGAGTATCCGGCGGCGGAAGTGCGCGCGCTGATCATGGAATCGGTGGGTGCGCCGGCCATTGACGCGGCTGACTTCATCGACGCGACCAAGCTGGCAACGGCGCTGATGGGCGACTCGATCGCCGCCAACCTGTTCATGATGGGTTATGCGTGGCAGAAGGGCCGCATTCCACTGACCGAGGCGTCGCTGCTGCGCGCCATCGAGTTAAATGGCGTGGGTGTGGAGCCGAACAAGAAAAGCTTCCTGTGGGGCCGCCGCGCCGCCGTGGACCTGAAGGGCGTGGAGAAGGTGGCCACGCCGACCCAGGCCATCGTGGTGCAGATGCCGCAAAGCCTGGAAAACATCATCAAGAAGCGCGTCGAGTTCCTGACCGAGTACCAGGATGGCGCGTATGCGGCGATCTACGAGCAGCTGGTGGCCAAGGTGCGCGCGGCGGAAACGGCGCAGGGACTGGGCAACCGGCTGTCGACGGCCGTGGCCAAGTACTACTTCAAGCTGATGGCGTACAAGGACGAATATGAAGTGGCGCGCCTGTACACCGATGGCCGCTTTGTCGAGCAGCTCAAGTCGCAGTTCGAGGGCGATTTCTCGGTCAAGTTCAACCTGGCGCCGCCGATGTTCGCCAAGAAGGACGCCAAGGGGCATCTGGTGAAGGCGGAATTCGGCTCGTGGATGTGGAAGGCGTTCGCGCTGCTGGCCAAGTTCAAGGGCCTGCGTGGCGGAGCGTTCGATATTTTCGGGCGCACCGAGGAGCGCAAGATGGAGCGCGCGCTGATTGTGGAGTATCGCCAGATGATCGAAGGTTTGGTCGCTGGCCTGAATGCGGACAATCACGCGACCGCGGTGGAACTGGCCAACCTGCCGGAGCATATTCGCGGGTATGGACATGTGAAGGAAAAGGCAGTGGCGCAGTTCCGCGTGGAGAAGGCGCGGCTGCTGGGGGATGAGGCGCGCAAGCACGCGGCATAA
- a CDS encoding GGDEF domain-containing protein, which translates to MDSLLKHMVDMTGHRDHTMLDISVISAVQELAQASQTRVLTIVHVRGDLYVRVRASICAGGAARMEEHADANAPGEPISSFPALAACIANNDTSAEGLSADGKRTLWLPIWIGEKVDTCLEILHPTPYTSDTIHVIGGIVSVYRNFQNLLDYSERDSLTGLLNRKTFDDQLAKMLHVTAEQESLEPGQEERRQQSDAQKQWLAVVDVDHFKLVNDKFGHLYGDEVLILIANLLQSSFRSQDRVFRFGGEEFVVLLRSTTLDNAQKIIDRFRTNVETHDFPQVGQVTVSVGFVSISPFESPVIILGHADQALYYAKSHGRNQACHYDELVSGGLLQAVASNDTAEFF; encoded by the coding sequence ATGGATTCCCTTCTTAAACACATGGTGGACATGACTGGCCACCGCGACCACACGATGCTCGACATCTCGGTGATCTCGGCGGTTCAGGAGCTGGCACAGGCGTCGCAGACGCGCGTGCTGACCATCGTGCATGTGCGTGGGGACCTGTATGTGCGCGTGCGCGCCAGCATCTGCGCCGGCGGCGCCGCCCGCATGGAAGAGCATGCCGATGCGAATGCCCCGGGCGAGCCGATCAGCAGTTTCCCGGCCCTGGCCGCCTGCATCGCCAACAATGACACCAGCGCGGAGGGCCTCTCGGCGGACGGCAAGCGCACCTTGTGGCTGCCGATCTGGATCGGCGAAAAGGTCGACACCTGCCTCGAAATCCTGCATCCGACCCCGTACACGAGCGACACCATCCACGTCATCGGCGGCATCGTCAGCGTGTACCGCAACTTCCAGAACCTGCTCGACTACAGCGAACGCGATTCGCTCACGGGCCTGCTCAACCGCAAGACCTTCGACGACCAGCTGGCCAAGATGCTGCATGTCACCGCCGAGCAAGAGTCGCTGGAACCGGGCCAGGAAGAGCGGCGCCAGCAATCCGATGCCCAAAAGCAGTGGCTGGCCGTGGTCGATGTCGACCATTTCAAGCTGGTCAACGACAAATTCGGCCATCTGTACGGCGATGAAGTGCTGATCCTGATCGCCAACCTGCTGCAATCGTCGTTCCGCTCGCAGGACCGGGTGTTCCGTTTCGGCGGCGAAGAATTCGTGGTGCTGCTGCGCTCGACGACCTTGGACAATGCGCAAAAAATCATCGACCGCTTCCGCACGAATGTCGAAACGCACGATTTTCCGCAGGTCGGGCAGGTGACGGTGAGCGTCGGCTTCGTCAGCATCAGCCCATTCGAGTCGCCGGTGATCATTCTCGGGCATGCCGACCAGGCGCTGTACTACGCCAAGAGCCATGGGCGCAACCAGGCTTGCCACTACGACGAGCTGGTCTCGGGCGGGCTGCTGCAAGCGGTGGCGTCGAACGATACGGCCGAGTTCTTCTAG